Below is a genomic region from Balaenoptera ricei isolate mBalRic1 chromosome 3, mBalRic1.hap2, whole genome shotgun sequence.
AGGGCGCGCCACGGCTTCGTGCTCCCGCCGCGCTGGGTCCCCAGGCGGCCCTGGGGCTACCCGcccgccgccccccgccgcccGCTGGCCGCAGCCGCCTCCTCGCGGGGACCAGCAGGGCCAGCCGGCGCCCCCTCCAGGGTGCGCCAGAACTTCCACCCGGACTCCGAGGCCGCCATCAACCGCCAGATCAACCTGGAGCTCTGTGCGTCCTACGTGTACCTGTCTATGGCCTATTACTTCTCCCGAGATGACGTGGCCTTGCACAACTTCGCCAGATATTTCCTTCGACTGTCCCGGGAGGAGACCGAGCACGCGGAGAAGCTGATGAGGCTGCAGAACCAGCGGGGAGGACAGATCTGCCTACAGGACATCAAGAAACCGGACCAGGACGACTGGAAAAGCGGGCTGAATGCCATGGAGTGTGCTCTGCtcttggaaaagaatgtgaaccaGTCGTTGCTGGAATTGCACACTCTGGCCTCAGACAAAGGTGACCCCCATTTGTGCGATTTCCTGGAAACCCACTATCTGAATGAGcaggtgaagtctatcaaacaaCTAGGTGACCACGTGCACAACTTGGTTAAGATGGGAGCCCCGGATTCTGGCCTGGCTGAGTACCTTTTTGACAGACATACCCTTGGAAAGGAAAACAATCAGAACTAACCCATAGGCTGCCTTCTCCACCGCTCAGGGTGTGCCAGGACCCAGAGGCAGCTGCTTCCTCGGCTTATTTTACGGACAGTGTTCAGAGATCTGTGGTTCAAACCATAGTTTTATACCAAttgttcctcctttccttttatatTCTTCTGTTACAATGTCCCAATAAAGTGATTTGTAGAGAATATGTATGTAGCCCCATGTTAACAATGGCTTTTTGCCCAGCATCAAGATAATTTTCCCAGCTCAGGATGAGATGGTATAAAAaagactgcaaaaaaaaaaaaaaagctactgaaATAAATGCAAACTAAATTTCTCTGGTTACCAAATATTATTCCAGACCATGACCCTTCACTAAAATTCCATGATATTTAACTCAACAAATGCCTGTTATTTTCAAGACCTTATGTTAAAGGCTAGAGTGGGAAAATGTGTAAgataaatatgcaaagaactatAACAAGATGAAGAATATATAATACTGTAAAAATCATACATACAAAATTCTATAACAAATCTGTGATCTGTTTTTGAAGGATTATCTTATTACAGACTCTTGAAAATGTGCCCAATATACTGGCAACTATTTCCAGTTCCAGATTTCTCAAATCTGTGATCTGTTTTTGAAGGATTTTGTGATCAAATAAATTCAAGAGAAGCTACAAATGGTATCAGTGCTGGTCTTGAAAAGTCACAATGTATGTTAGCATTTTAAGGGCTCTGGAAgtcttgaaattaaaaacaaaaaccaaacaaaaaatcttGGATCATTTTTTgtttagctcagtgtttcccaaacaaaCCCAATATCAGCTAGTTTTTTGTGCATGTGTTTTAACAATGATAATATAACTATACAGATATGTCTGATAAAAGACTATACAGCCTCCATTTTAATATACCAAAAAGAGTGAATACGCTGCAGAAAACACCTTCCTGTGGCCTTTAAAATGGAGTGGAAAGAACACTGGGATGGAAAAGTCAAGAAGGGATCCAGAATGAAGGAGGCATCAGCTGGGCAGATGTtttcttggggtgggggggaggaggtgCAATAAAGTGAGTAGGAGAATATTTGGTCAGTGGGCCTTCTGCTAGACTAAGAGTGCCGGGTGGTGTTTGGAAAGATGGGCTAGAGCCCAACTATGGACGTGAGAAGGAAGGATTAGGTTCAATTTGGTGAGCAGTGGCAATGCTTCAAAGGGCTTCCAACAGAAGAATGCTGTGCTTAAGTGTTGAGCAATCAGAAGTGTAGTTGTACAGAATAAAAGTCTGAAAACAACCTCAATGTTGGTGTTAGTTTGGGTCCTCTGAGAAACAGATGCCAAGATGGGATTAAGTGCACAAGAAatttattaggggaaaaaaagaaaggacgttgagagaaaatgggaaaagagctgggagaagcagggagagacTTCAGACTCTGTGTGAATCTGATtctgagggaaggaagaaaggaaagttgttcacAGTTCTCCAGAAATTTCTGCAAGGCCGTCTGGGAGACCTCCAGCCAAAATCGCTCATCAGAGGAATCCTAAGTGTCCAAATGGGCCTGCTTAAGTACATTTCCGGCATTCAGTTATTGACTGGGAGTGACCCACAGGAAGTGCAGCCTTGCAACAAACTAAGAGATGAATGGATTTTAGAGCACAGCAGCTGGGGTCCTTGGAAAATTGTACACCCTGCAGTACCAGATctgagagatacacacacacacgactgcACAAACTCAACAAAATGGTTTAAATTAAAATGGCATGCATGGGAACTCTCTGCAGCTATTAAATATGATTTTATCAAACACATAATGATGTGGACAGAAATTCACAATGTGTTATCTTAAAAACAAGCTTATTACAAGACAGGTTTACATTATATAATTGCATATATATAGAATTCCagggaaaattatataaaatatatgcatataaaatggAAGTATATATACCAACAAATGTAGCTAGATAATCTCTTAGTGATATTGtgtttgatatttattttcttaagctacttgttcttttttaaataaatttcttgtCATGGGTACCAATTATtatcataataagaaaaataaaaatataaaataaaaagaaagcaaaaaggtCCTGAACCATGGTGAAATCAATGGATATAGAAACAAGGAAATGTTGGTGAGAGCTTAGAGGTAGaatctttttaattttgcaaatgattccctggtggtgcagtggttgagaatctgcctgtcaatgcaggggacatgggttcgagccctggtctgggacgatc
It encodes:
- the FTMT gene encoding ferritin, mitochondrial, whose translation is MLPCFLFLSKHISTSLVSLRRARHGFVLPPRWVPRRPWGYPPAAPRRPLAAAASSRGPAGPAGAPSRVRQNFHPDSEAAINRQINLELCASYVYLSMAYYFSRDDVALHNFARYFLRLSREETEHAEKLMRLQNQRGGQICLQDIKKPDQDDWKSGLNAMECALLLEKNVNQSLLELHTLASDKGDPHLCDFLETHYLNEQVKSIKQLGDHVHNLVKMGAPDSGLAEYLFDRHTLGKENNQN